The Parashewanella spongiae genome has a window encoding:
- a CDS encoding SoxR reducing system RseC family protein has product MMEEIAKVIKNHHDGWVSIEVERKSACHSCAQDKSCGTATVAKAFSPKKQTFAIETSLDLQSNEMVKIGLPETVILKAAALVYILPLFGFFALAVLGTFLTDGIGLSFSISSDFTSILFGTVGALVAFFYGKSKAKLLEVQAQPIIISRLGDQIDVATHRS; this is encoded by the coding sequence ATGATGGAAGAAATCGCAAAAGTCATAAAGAATCATCACGATGGCTGGGTTTCTATAGAGGTTGAAAGAAAAAGCGCCTGCCACAGTTGTGCTCAAGATAAAAGCTGCGGTACGGCGACCGTAGCAAAAGCTTTTTCACCAAAGAAGCAAACGTTTGCAATTGAGACTTCGCTTGATCTACAGTCCAATGAAATGGTTAAAATTGGCTTGCCAGAAACCGTAATTTTAAAAGCAGCGGCTTTGGTTTATATACTACCTTTGTTTGGTTTTTTTGCATTAGCCGTTTTAGGAACATTTTTAACAGATGGCATAGGGCTCTCTTTTTCAATTAGTTCAGATTTCACATCGATATTGTTTGGAACAGTAGGTGCGCTTGTTGCTTTTTTTTATGGGAAAAGTAAAGCGAAACTACTCGAAGTCCAAGCGCAACCTATCATCATTTCTCGGCTCGGTGACCAAATAGATGTAGCAACTCATCGGTCCTAG
- the rpoE gene encoding RNA polymerase sigma factor RpoE, which produces MSGQNSDQQIIERVQRGDKQAYNLLVQKYQSKVMSLISRYVKSQADVADVAQEAFIKAYRALPNFRGESAFYTWLYRIAVNTAKNYLVSQGRKTPANDIDAEEAEYYDGSDALKEFASPERLLLSKEIKKAIFDTLDTLPEELKMAITLRELEGMSYEDISQIMECPVGTVRSRIFRAREAVDKVLKPMLEQ; this is translated from the coding sequence ATGAGTGGACAGAATAGTGATCAACAGATAATCGAACGGGTACAACGTGGAGATAAGCAAGCTTATAACCTGTTAGTGCAAAAATATCAGAGTAAAGTGATGAGTCTAATTTCACGTTATGTGAAAAGTCAGGCTGATGTTGCTGATGTTGCTCAAGAAGCTTTTATTAAAGCTTATCGAGCTTTGCCTAACTTTAGAGGTGAAAGTGCGTTTTATACATGGTTGTACCGAATTGCGGTGAATACGGCTAAAAACTACTTAGTTTCTCAAGGACGTAAAACGCCAGCAAATGATATCGATGCAGAAGAAGCTGAGTACTACGATGGTAGTGACGCATTAAAAGAATTTGCTTCCCCAGAAAGGCTATTACTTTCGAAGGAAATCAAAAAAGCAATTTTTGATACTTTAGATACACTACCCGAAGAGTTAAAGATGGCGATAACTTTAAGGGAATTGGAAGGTATGAGTTACGAAGACATTTCTCAAATAATGGAATGTCCCGTGGGAACCGTTCGTTCAAGAATATTCCGAGCTCGTGAAGCCGTAGATAAAGTATTAAAACCAATGTTGGAACAATAG
- a CDS encoding sigma-E factor negative regulatory protein, with protein MDKLDQEWISAAVDGDVNNDRFDELVGDELSQAKWQRYHVIGDALRDELPETFSLDLSANIAVALESEPEIVAPVPPKQSQGTSGIKAKIVPLFKQFGQYAIAASVAVFAVIGVQNYQQQGSIENNSIPMINTVPLVGSASPVSLQTGPSTAKLSKQEYNEKILEQRRRVNAYLQDHMLQQRLNAGIQVQDISPQASASKNQR; from the coding sequence ATGGATAAGTTAGATCAAGAGTGGATATCAGCAGCTGTTGATGGCGACGTTAACAACGACCGCTTTGATGAGTTAGTTGGTGATGAGCTTTCACAAGCTAAATGGCAACGTTATCATGTGATTGGTGATGCACTCCGCGATGAATTACCAGAAACCTTTTCACTCGATTTGTCGGCAAATATTGCGGTAGCCTTAGAAAGTGAGCCTGAAATTGTAGCGCCTGTGCCGCCAAAGCAGAGTCAAGGTACGTCAGGAATAAAGGCGAAAATTGTTCCATTGTTTAAGCAATTTGGTCAATATGCGATTGCTGCTTCTGTTGCAGTATTTGCTGTGATTGGAGTTCAGAATTACCAACAACAAGGCTCGATTGAAAACAATTCCATACCTATGATCAACACTGTACCTTTAGTGGGGAGTGCGTCGCCTGTGAGTTTACAAACAGGGCCATCAACGGCAAAATTGAGTAAACAAGAGTACAATGAAAAGATACTTGAGCAGCGACGTCGCGTTAATGCTTACCTTCAAGATCATATGTTACAACAAAGGTTAAATGCTGGAATCCAAGTGCAAGATATAAGCCCTCAAGCTTCTGCATCTAAAAATCAGCGTTAG
- the nadB gene encoding L-aspartate oxidase: MKQLNEHQSDVLVIGSGAAGLTLALQLAEQCKVILVSKSKLFEGSTYYAQGGIAAVFDDSDSVDSHVQDTLIAGAGLCEESAVRHTIENSKDAILWLIENGVAFDKDIKQPPEGTEYHLTREGGHSHRRILHTADATGKEIQLTLQQRAIRHPNIQVLERYNAVDLITSQKLQRRDNRVLGAYIWNRNSEQVETVSARFIILATGGSSKVYQYTSNPDVSSGDGIAMAWRAGCRVANMEFNQFHPTCLYHPEARNFLLTEALRGEGAYLRRPDGSRFMPDFDERAELAPRDVVAQAIDFEIKRLGVDCMYLDITHKPAEFIIKHFPTIYERCLELGIDITRVPIPVVPAAHYTCGGVMIDLNGKTNLDGLYAVGEVSYTGLHGANRLASNSLLECIVYARAASQHIFEMLSEEYTQVKLPQWDESKVSNSDEEVVIAHNWHELRLFMWDYVGIVRTNKRLERALRRCMMLQQEIQEYYSNFRVSNNLLELRNLVQVAELIIRCAMERKESRGLHFNTDYPKKLDTEKPTILNPKDTFNLETSVDCVLKRRKNG, encoded by the coding sequence ATGAAGCAATTAAATGAACACCAATCTGACGTTTTGGTGATCGGCAGTGGCGCCGCAGGTCTCACTTTAGCTCTTCAGCTTGCTGAACAGTGTAAAGTAATTTTAGTCTCAAAATCAAAACTTTTCGAAGGTTCCACTTATTACGCGCAAGGAGGAATTGCCGCTGTTTTTGATGATAGCGACAGTGTGGACTCACACGTTCAAGATACGTTAATTGCTGGTGCTGGCTTATGTGAAGAGTCTGCGGTAAGGCACACCATTGAAAACAGCAAAGATGCTATTCTATGGCTTATCGAAAATGGCGTTGCTTTTGATAAAGATATCAAGCAGCCTCCTGAAGGTACTGAATACCATCTCACTCGCGAAGGTGGGCACAGCCATAGGCGTATTCTCCATACGGCGGATGCGACTGGAAAAGAAATACAATTAACTCTGCAACAACGCGCTATTAGGCATCCTAATATTCAAGTACTTGAGCGTTACAATGCTGTTGATCTCATTACTAGCCAAAAGTTACAGCGCCGAGACAACCGAGTGCTAGGCGCTTATATATGGAATCGTAATAGTGAGCAAGTCGAAACTGTGAGTGCAAGGTTTATCATTTTAGCCACTGGTGGCAGCTCTAAAGTTTACCAGTATACCTCAAATCCTGATGTATCGAGTGGTGATGGCATTGCTATGGCATGGCGAGCAGGGTGTCGTGTCGCCAATATGGAATTTAATCAATTTCACCCAACTTGCCTCTACCACCCTGAAGCTCGAAACTTTTTACTTACTGAAGCCTTACGCGGGGAAGGTGCATACTTAAGGCGCCCTGATGGTAGCCGATTTATGCCTGATTTCGATGAACGCGCAGAGCTGGCCCCACGAGATGTCGTTGCTCAAGCCATTGATTTCGAAATTAAGCGCTTAGGTGTTGATTGCATGTATCTTGATATTACTCACAAGCCCGCAGAGTTCATTATCAAGCACTTTCCTACCATTTACGAACGCTGCCTTGAGTTAGGTATTGATATAACCAGAGTCCCTATCCCTGTTGTGCCTGCTGCACATTACACATGCGGTGGTGTGATGATCGATTTAAATGGCAAAACTAATTTGGACGGTTTATATGCTGTTGGTGAAGTCTCTTACACGGGCTTACATGGCGCTAACCGTCTTGCAAGTAACTCGTTATTAGAGTGTATTGTGTATGCTCGCGCTGCATCTCAACATATTTTTGAAATGCTCAGTGAGGAATATACCCAAGTCAAATTACCACAATGGGACGAAAGTAAAGTTTCAAATTCTGACGAAGAAGTGGTTATTGCCCATAATTGGCATGAACTCCGATTATTCATGTGGGATTACGTTGGCATAGTGAGAACCAATAAACGGCTAGAAAGAGCCTTGAGACGCTGCATGATGCTGCAACAAGAAATTCAGGAGTATTACAGTAATTTCCGTGTCAGTAACAATCTGCTTGAACTGCGCAATTTGGTACAGGTTGCTGAATTGATAATACGTTGCGCGATGGAGCGTAAAGAAAGCCGTGGCTTGCATTTCAACACTGACTACCCTAAGAAATTAGATACCGAAAAACCAACCATACTAAACCCAAAAGATACATTTAACCTAGAAACATCAGTTGACTGCGTTCTCAAACGTAGAAAAAATGGCTGA
- a CDS encoding IS4 family transposase, which yields MNTTTRQFFNDAPELLRRFAQTEEDELSSILTLQDLEDFQKDNTQRVRKYPACHTLSLFMKQVASENKSCRCTLISDARDQIAIGREKNSTITGPYCKARKRLSPESIKSLLKKSGKNLDEAIQGKYLWHGRRVLLTDGSTLSMPDTHENQAQFPQPKSQKEGLGFPQLRILVLISLGSGAVIDSAVSPCKGKGTGEQALLRSMQSDLKQGDIVLGDANFENYFVLVGLMGLGVDAVFEKNGARNVDFRTCEEKLGKRDGLFKLIRPSCPEWMTPEDYAQVPEELIVRMVGTKKRIIVTTLTDKEVYPKQDIIDLYVSRWHIELDFRSIKTMMKMDILRCGSPDMVRKEIDVHLLVYNMIRALMCRAAEKKRNIA from the coding sequence ATGAATACTACAACTCGCCAATTCTTCAATGATGCCCCAGAATTGTTACGTCGCTTTGCTCAAACGGAAGAAGATGAACTTTCTTCAATTCTCACTCTGCAAGATTTAGAAGATTTTCAAAAAGATAATACTCAAAGAGTACGCAAGTATCCCGCCTGCCACACACTTTCGCTTTTCATGAAGCAAGTAGCCAGTGAAAACAAGTCTTGTCGTTGCACACTAATCAGTGACGCTAGAGATCAAATTGCTATAGGTCGAGAGAAAAACAGCACAATTACAGGTCCCTACTGCAAAGCAAGAAAACGGTTATCTCCAGAGTCAATTAAATCGCTATTGAAGAAATCAGGAAAAAACTTAGATGAAGCGATTCAAGGGAAATACTTATGGCATGGCCGTAGAGTGCTATTAACTGACGGCTCAACACTATCTATGCCTGATACGCACGAGAACCAAGCCCAATTCCCTCAACCTAAATCACAAAAAGAAGGGCTGGGCTTTCCTCAGCTGCGGATTTTAGTGTTAATTTCTTTGGGAAGCGGTGCAGTCATTGACTCGGCTGTTTCACCTTGTAAAGGGAAAGGTACTGGCGAGCAGGCACTATTAAGAAGTATGCAGTCAGACTTGAAACAAGGCGACATTGTGCTGGGAGATGCTAATTTCGAAAACTACTTTGTTCTTGTAGGACTAATGGGTTTAGGCGTTGATGCTGTTTTCGAAAAAAACGGAGCCAGAAATGTCGATTTCAGAACCTGTGAAGAAAAGCTGGGTAAGCGAGATGGTTTATTTAAGCTAATTCGTCCATCCTGTCCAGAATGGATGACCCCAGAGGATTACGCTCAAGTGCCAGAAGAGCTTATCGTCAGAATGGTAGGAACAAAGAAACGTATCATTGTTACCACGCTCACGGATAAAGAAGTCTATCCGAAGCAAGATATTATTGATTTATACGTTTCACGATGGCATATCGAGTTGGATTTTAGGTCAATCAAGACCATGATGAAAATGGATATTTTAAGGTGTGGTAGTCCAGATATGGTGCGTAAGGAAATTGATGTTCATTTGTTAGTTTACAACATGATAAGGGCACTTATGTGCCGAGCGGCAGAAAAAAAAAGGAATATCGCCTAG
- a CDS encoding Ig domain-containing protein codes for MKINGLLLLLTISGAIAIQGCGGSDDKTEPSSTTPPPPVVQQPKKPELSITGESTLTIPLNQLFTLEFNNTGDAVESCTISPQLPSDLKSQKIGGTCVVLGTPTQAFEATTYTVTGINDVGNSQVEFTMGANHPAPLLASLPAEPFELNDRQQFHLEILTLSDSGFITDCTISPALPSGIGLSMDNGVCSIAGMPTAGSPLTEYTVTATNSGGSDSVSFSIIVNEISQYTGDGPDPFAFDYVAVVSENDKPSTSPVSLRTEIADIDSTLYIQSSGFPNLISQVRTSNNQNFTEPSDIAQLFELFVDPSTGEVEVRLQKQLNFETDAAFYEIDLQLGDDEQTLLVRLYDLQKGTEAEPLTISSYSELVSFAQGHFVSEAIGFDEIQLGGHENSQQQNVDNLFVSLDRDIDATMSKDSLWSAIALHGTINGRHHVIQNLHVDTLGFVNNINNVQNGKIKNIGFDNVKMKSQFISMSKGRIDTLYISGIATPEHATNMRVAPIRAAQDAIRKVYTNIYFDIGHINSLNRLELGSIFSGIASFFFFESAYSNGAVNASIPSNFSTVSIGGLVGFPTFSYSERFRESLFLSAIDFQIQGTGDRLFVGGLAGKHIQYPDGDTTSNDYRWRFVTDRNAPEIIRHVGNYDRDGNNDGMADENTTDTGRDMSGAGISEVQLKQAATFTGKWIEADSHFDITNGEYPVLKGMPYPHTEGASWLTHEDPGIAHQRATYNDYLTKP; via the coding sequence ATGAAAATAAATGGATTATTACTGCTTCTCACCATAAGTGGTGCGATAGCAATACAAGGATGTGGTGGTTCAGATGATAAAACAGAACCAAGTAGTACCACTCCTCCACCTCCTGTTGTTCAGCAACCTAAAAAACCTGAATTAAGTATTACAGGAGAATCAACACTCACAATTCCTCTTAACCAGTTATTTACATTGGAATTTAATAACACAGGTGATGCTGTAGAAAGTTGCACTATATCACCTCAATTACCTTCAGATCTGAAGTCTCAAAAAATTGGCGGGACGTGCGTTGTCCTTGGTACGCCAACACAAGCTTTTGAGGCAACAACGTATACCGTCACAGGTATAAATGATGTTGGTAATTCACAAGTAGAATTTACAATGGGTGCAAACCATCCAGCTCCATTATTGGCCTCACTACCAGCCGAACCTTTTGAGTTGAATGATAGACAACAATTTCACCTTGAGATTCTCACACTGAGTGATTCTGGTTTTATTACTGATTGTACAATCTCGCCAGCTTTACCTTCAGGGATTGGGTTGTCTATGGACAATGGAGTATGTTCTATTGCAGGTATGCCAACTGCAGGCAGTCCTTTAACGGAATACACGGTAACGGCCACCAACTCAGGTGGTTCAGATAGCGTGAGCTTCAGTATTATTGTTAATGAAATAAGCCAATATACTGGTGATGGTCCAGATCCATTCGCATTCGATTACGTTGCAGTCGTAAGCGAGAATGATAAGCCTTCAACTTCGCCTGTTTCTCTTCGAACAGAAATCGCAGATATAGACTCCACTCTGTATATACAGTCATCTGGTTTTCCAAATCTAATCTCTCAAGTGCGAACGAGCAATAATCAAAACTTTACAGAGCCGTCAGATATCGCTCAGTTATTTGAACTCTTCGTGGATCCCTCTACCGGTGAAGTAGAAGTAAGACTTCAAAAACAGCTTAATTTTGAAACGGATGCCGCCTTTTATGAGATTGACTTGCAATTAGGTGATGATGAGCAAACATTACTGGTAAGACTGTACGATTTACAGAAAGGCACAGAAGCCGAGCCACTTACTATCAGTAGTTATTCTGAGTTAGTCAGTTTTGCTCAAGGTCATTTTGTTAGTGAAGCAATCGGATTTGATGAAATCCAGTTAGGTGGACACGAAAACAGTCAACAACAAAATGTTGATAACCTTTTTGTTTCTCTTGATAGAGACATTGACGCCACAATGAGTAAAGACTCATTATGGTCTGCAATAGCTTTACACGGAACAATAAATGGACGCCATCATGTTATTCAAAACCTTCATGTAGATACATTAGGCTTTGTGAACAATATCAATAATGTACAAAATGGTAAAATCAAAAATATTGGCTTCGATAATGTCAAAATGAAGTCTCAATTTATTTCAATGAGCAAGGGGCGAATTGACACCTTATATATTAGCGGAATAGCAACACCAGAGCATGCCACAAACATGCGCGTAGCTCCCATTCGTGCAGCACAGGACGCTATACGTAAGGTTTATACCAATATTTATTTCGATATTGGACACATCAATAGCTTAAACCGTCTTGAACTCGGCAGTATTTTTTCTGGTATCGCTTCTTTCTTCTTTTTTGAATCTGCATACAGTAATGGTGCAGTGAATGCTTCAATACCTAGCAATTTTTCGACGGTCAGCATTGGTGGCTTAGTTGGGTTTCCAACTTTTAGCTATTCCGAACGATTCCGTGAATCATTGTTTTTAAGTGCCATTGATTTTCAAATTCAAGGAACTGGTGATCGTTTGTTTGTCGGTGGCCTCGCCGGAAAGCATATTCAATATCCTGATGGCGACACAACAAGCAACGATTACCGCTGGCGTTTTGTTACAGATCGCAATGCTCCTGAAATAATAAGACATGTAGGTAATTATGATCGCGACGGCAACAACGATGGTATGGCTGATGAAAATACTACTGATACTGGCCGTGACATGTCTGGTGCAGGGATCAGTGAGGTACAATTAAAACAAGCAGCAACTTTCACTGGTAAGTGGATAGAAGCTGATAGTCACTTTGATATCACTAATGGGGAGTATCCAGTATTAAAAGGTATGCCCTATCCACATACTGAAGGAGCCAGTTGGTTAACTCATGAAGACCCAGGCATCGCACATCAAAGAGCCACTTATAATGATTATTTAACTAAACCATAA
- a CDS encoding MucB/RseB C-terminal domain-containing protein, translated as MRSFLLILTAVVFPAFAQNNLSAEAWLEKMSQALQETQYRASMVQVQADHIRPLVYLHGNVDTQEVAFLEYLNGPPQKAVRVGGIVTFLEHDQPAYSVQANRIQGTWPQSFSGNIQSLAKGYQFVLGGRGRIAGRPGQLIRFIPNDQYRFGYQVWLDMESYLPLRFDTLSREKSLLEQLMVVEMAVLDSTPLVLTEAIKRSWPEASETNRRPSGREWSFSWLPDGFKIVISDLHQLFGSGQPVEYISLSDGLVNLSVYVAPTGRGPLPEELTTTNGLSIVTEKMGDFEIVVVGQAPSDTLMTIAKSLKLKK; from the coding sequence TTGCGTTCGTTTTTGTTAATACTTACAGCTGTAGTATTTCCAGCTTTTGCCCAAAATAATTTATCTGCCGAAGCTTGGCTAGAAAAGATGAGTCAAGCTTTACAAGAAACCCAATACAGGGCATCAATGGTTCAAGTACAAGCTGATCATATACGTCCGCTTGTCTATTTACATGGTAACGTTGATACCCAAGAAGTAGCATTCTTAGAGTACCTCAATGGCCCACCACAAAAAGCCGTTCGGGTGGGGGGAATTGTTACGTTTTTAGAGCATGATCAACCAGCGTACAGTGTTCAAGCCAATAGAATTCAAGGTACGTGGCCTCAGTCTTTTTCTGGAAATATTCAGTCTTTAGCTAAGGGATACCAATTTGTATTGGGAGGTCGAGGTCGAATTGCTGGTCGCCCAGGACAGTTGATCCGTTTTATTCCAAATGATCAATATCGCTTCGGATATCAAGTTTGGCTTGATATGGAAAGTTATTTACCCCTTAGGTTTGATACTCTTAGTCGCGAAAAAAGTCTATTAGAGCAATTAATGGTCGTTGAAATGGCTGTGCTAGACTCTACCCCCCTAGTGCTTACTGAAGCGATAAAACGTAGCTGGCCAGAAGCTTCCGAAACAAATCGACGACCGAGTGGCCGAGAATGGAGTTTTTCTTGGTTACCAGATGGTTTTAAGATAGTCATAAGCGATCTTCATCAATTATTTGGGAGTGGGCAGCCCGTAGAATATATTTCACTTTCTGATGGTCTAGTCAATTTATCTGTTTATGTCGCACCAACAGGAAGAGGTCCCTTGCCTGAAGAGCTAACGACGACTAATGGCCTTTCGATTGTTACTGAAAAAATGGGGGATTTTGAAATTGTTGTTGTCGGACAAGCACCTTCAGATACCTTAATGACAATAGCTAAAAGTCTCAAATTAAAAAAATAG
- a CDS encoding protein YgfX, whose amino-acid sequence MAALRHRFSVSSSFKQKLSFLLGGCFCFSSFQFWPDFHSFWFEFFKYIFLALLFGVFIYQFYRLKLWKYQFELSRNQEVRVVGDSSLYVAKKLWVAPWLCGFYVVNQNGKFMSLVFIFNDMLDDTDYRNLCRILLSSED is encoded by the coding sequence GTGGCCGCCCTGCGCCATAGGTTTTCGGTATCTTCGTCTTTTAAACAAAAGTTATCCTTTCTTTTGGGTGGATGCTTTTGTTTTTCCAGCTTTCAATTCTGGCCAGATTTCCACTCATTTTGGTTTGAGTTTTTCAAGTACATATTTTTAGCATTGTTATTCGGCGTTTTTATATACCAATTTTACCGGTTAAAGCTTTGGAAGTATCAGTTTGAATTGAGTCGAAATCAAGAGGTGAGAGTCGTTGGTGATTCATCTTTATATGTTGCAAAAAAACTTTGGGTTGCTCCTTGGTTATGTGGTTTTTACGTCGTCAATCAAAACGGTAAGTTTATGAGTTTGGTGTTTATTTTTAATGATATGTTGGATGATACTGATTATCGAAACTTATGCCGTATACTTCTTTCTAGCGAAGATTGA
- a CDS encoding succinate dehydrogenase assembly factor 2 — MELMNIARVRWACRRGMLELDVIFQPFVDQHYENLNDIDKHTLVRLLECEDPELFAWFMGHEECPDKELAKMIVTVRGRPAP; from the coding sequence TTGGAATTAATGAATATCGCACGAGTTCGTTGGGCGTGTCGCCGCGGAATGCTTGAATTAGACGTAATATTTCAACCTTTCGTTGATCAGCATTATGAAAATTTGAACGATATTGATAAACACACTTTAGTGCGTTTATTAGAGTGTGAAGATCCTGAATTATTCGCATGGTTTATGGGGCATGAAGAGTGTCCTGATAAAGAACTTGCGAAAATGATTGTGACCGTTCGTGGCCGCCCTGCGCCATAG